In Helianthus annuus cultivar XRQ/B chromosome 3, HanXRQr2.0-SUNRISE, whole genome shotgun sequence, a single window of DNA contains:
- the LOC110929307 gene encoding (R)-mandelonitrile lyase-like, whose amino-acid sequence MKNFQVMLHNVSLIFLLVCFGLQGKVECFFGHDSPPESNYHQFTHEATDFSPAKAYDYIIIGGGTAGCPLAATLSESYSVLLLERGGSFNTSDFHENNIYRTLLSANDHDSATEGFVSEDGVLNARARVLGGGSMINFGFYSRADDYFYDNSGIELDKGSVQRAYEWVEKSIVTRPTRFNKLQTSFLNALLESEVHPNNGFTFDHIQGTKVGGSTFDNSGTRHGAVELLNNAMSENIDVLVHATVDRIIFSTSDPLAAVGVAYHDSNGKYHEVHVRTNGEIILSAGALGSPQLLLLSGIGPSSYLSSLNIPVVRDHPFIGQFMADHQRTGVNILLPDELTDAGLRVVGITESGQYIESVSVPPNTPLMSFIPSVGSVSSVNSSVQIIAGKVSRPISSGSLHLLSASNVTVSPSVRFNYFNRTEDVLQCWNAMEVIIKMLETPTMEEYKFSDSAGVHSFRFIGKSLPDDKSDYEAIASFCRATLATIWHIHGGCLPNKVVDSHLKVIGVDSLRVVDASTFFNAPGTNPQATTMMLGRYIGVKILQERAAVTDQKTELK is encoded by the exons ATGAAGAACTTTCAAGTAATGTTGCATAATGTTTCTCTCATTTTCCTTCTAGTCTGCTTTGGGCTACAAGGGAAAGTAGAATGCTTTTTTGGTCACGATTCTCCTCCAG AATCAAATTACCATCAATTTACACACGAAGCCACGGATTTCTCTCCTGCAAAAGCATACGATTATATCATCATCGGAGGAGGGACTGCTGGTTGCCCCTTAGCTGCCACTTTATCTGAATCCTATTCCGTCCTGCTACTTGAGAGGGGTGGTAGCTTTAATACGAGCGATTTTCATGAAAACAATATCTATCGGACTCTCCTATCGGCAAATGATCATGATTCGGCGACTGAAGGTTTTGTTTCTGAAGACGGAGTACTGAACGCAAGGGCGAGGGTTTTGGGAGGCGGTAGCATGATAAACTTTGGGTTTTATTCGAGAGCGGATGACTACTTTTATGATAATTCTGGTATTGAATTGGATAAGGGTTCTGTCCAAAGAGCGTACGAGTGGGTCGAAAAAAGCATTGTTACTCGTCCAACACGTTTTAATAAGTTGCAAACTTCTTTTTTAAATGCGTTACTCGAATCAGAAGTTCATCCTAATAACGGGTTCACTTTTGACCACATCCAAGGAACTAAGGTGGGTGGTTCAACATTCGATAATTCAGGGACACGACATGGGGCGGTTGAGCTTCTTAACAATGCCATGTCTGAAAATATAGATGTGTTGGTTCATGCGACGGTTGACCGGATCATCTTCTCCACCTCTGATCCTTTAG CTGCGGTTGGCGTTGCATACCATGATTCAAATGGAAAATATCATGAAGTTCATGTAAGAACAAATGGAGAGATAATTTTGAGTGCCGGTGCTCTCGGAAGCCCACAACTTTTGCTGCTAAGTGGAATCGGGCCAAGTTCATACCTTTCGTCTCTAAATATACCTGTTGTTCGGGACCATCCTTTCATTGGCCAGTTTATGGCTGATCATCAACGTACTGGAGTAAATATCTTACTTCCAGATGAATTAACAGATGCAGGACTTCGTGTGGTTGGGATTACTGAAAGTGGACAGTATATTGAATCTGTTTCAGTCCCCCCAAACACACCTCTCATGAGTTTCATACCTTCTGTGGGTTCGGTGTCATCTGTAAACTCAAGTGTGCAGATTATTGCTGGAAAGGTTAGTAGGCCAATATCAAGTGGTTCACTGCATCTCTTATCGGCGTCCAATGTAACTGTTAGCCCAAGCGTTCGTTTTAATTACTTCAATCGCACTGAAGACGTACTTCAATGCTGGAATGCAATGGAAGTTATTATAAAAATGTTGGAAACTCCAACCATGGAAGAATACAAATTTAGTGACTCTGCTGGTGTCCATAGTTTTAGATTTATTGGGAAGTCGTTGCCTGATGATAAATCTGATTATGAGGCCATTGCGAGTTTCTGTCGTGCAACTTTGGCCACAATTTGGCATATCCATGGTGGATGCTTGCCTAACAAGGTGGTAGATAGCCATTTGAAAGTCATTGGGGTAGATTCTTTACGAGTCGTCGACGCTTCAACATTTTTCAACGCACCGGGAACAAATCCTCAGGCAACAACTATGATGTTGGGAAGGTATATTGGTGTGAAAATTCTTCAGGAAAGAGCAGCCGTCACGGATCAAAAGACGGAGTTAAaataa